The Pukyongia salina genome segment ATTGTATCACTACTTGAGCATATACCCACAGTCACTACTACCGAATAAGTTCCGCCAACAACCACCGTTATGGTAGGGCTTGTTGCGCCTGCGATCACTACCCCGTCCAGACTCCACTCGTAGGTGGCAACGGCAGGATCATAATTAGAAGGAGAAGCGTCCAGTACTACCGGATCTTCAAAACAAGTTTCAAAATCAGGCCCCAGATCAATATCGGGATCCTCATTAAATTCTATGTCCACACTGTCCATCAATGTACAGGTGTCGAAGGTAACTTCGCAGGTATAGGTTCCGGTTTGTGACACAGTAATGGTTTGAGTAGTGGCACCTGTATTCCACAGGTAGGTGGCCTGGGTTGGATCGATTCCCTGAACATCGGCAGTAATATCGTAGGATGCGACATCACAGAATTCCTGATCTTCACCCAAGTCTACCGTAAACGAAGCAACTTTGGTTACGGTAACAGTATCTGTTTCGGTGATCACATCTCCGTTACAATTGGTATAGATCGCTTGAGCGGTATATTCGGTAACAGGGTCTGTTGGACAAACATTGAGCGTAGGATCGGTTCCCAGTACGGTTCCACTGGCGTCTAGCCAGGAGAAGTCTACGTTCGAAGTACCGTTAGGAGTAAATCTCCAGGCTTCTTGAGTGGCAGCCCAGTTCCCCGTGTTTCTTCCCGGAGGTGTAAATCCTACCGTTCCGTCCTGATTCTGGATCCCAATGATAGCAAGGCCGTCATTCCAGGTAGGACATTGATCCGAACGTTCTTCTATATATACCTCTATTACATTGGTCGTTTCATACATAACGATCTGAGAGGTCATTATAAGGTTATTACAGCTGAAATAAGGTACATCCGGAAAATTGATCACCATGGTTCTGCAGGGTGCAGATCCGAATACCTCAAAATTGATCTGACCCGATCCGGCTACGGCCGGATTGATATCCATATAGGCACCGAAAATAGTAGTTCGAAACAATTCGACGGGATCTGGTATAGTTTCGGTAGGCTCGAAACTCCATTGGCAAAAGCCATTTGGTGTAGTATCGGGTTGTGTAAAATCGAAGGCAACCACCCCGTTCGAACCGATGATCATTTCAGAATACGTTTCTCCGAAAAAACAAAAATCGAAGGGAATAGGAATTATGGGTGACCAAATATCGTCTGTATTTGCAGATACAGGTGTTCCTCCCGTAAATGGGAAAGGCGGAGCATAGGTGATAGACGTCACGTC includes the following:
- a CDS encoding T9SS type B sorting domain-containing protein, with translation MKKDYTFNFSYLNRRTNTAVLSFILFFFTALAFAQGPGCPNVDAGADVDLDCGVDCVDLTASFLQTGETTSYDVTSITYAPPFPFTGGTPVSANTDDIWSPIIPIPFDFCFFGETYSEMIIGSNGVVAFDFTQPDTTPNGFCQWSFEPTETIPDPVELFRTTIFGAYMDINPAVAGSGQINFEVFGSAPCRTMVINFPDVPYFSCNNLIMTSQIVMYETTNVIEVYIEERSDQCPTWNDGLAIIGIQNQDGTVGFTPPGRNTGNWAATQEAWRFTPNGTSNVDFSWLDASGTVLGTDPTLNVCPTDPVTEYTAQAIYTNCNGDVITETDTVTVTKVASFTVDLGEDQEFCDVASYDITADVQGIDPTQATYLWNTGATTQTITVSQTGTYTCEVTFDTCTLMDSVDIEFNEDPDIDLGPDFETCFEDPVVLDASPSNYDPAVATYEWSLDGVVIAGATSPTITVVVGGTYSVVVTVGICSSSDTIVISPRSDLEVALGDDFKSCPNEPQTLTAVTSETDVTFEWLLNGDTIEGETSNTLEVMLEEGVMGTQTYTVIITKGECTGTDDINIETYEVGNCVISQGISPNGSPGFNDELDLEFLSDRAGGILQIQIFNRLGLVVYQKSNYVNEWVGQSDDGNELPTGTYFYVIDLASEDPVYGAQATGWIYLNRDAN